GCTTGCGTCCAAGGAATGGCGCAGCTTGTTCACGCCGGAGGGGAAGCTTTACGACGGCGGCGTGAAGCTAGTGAAGAGAGTTCGGAACGGAGTAAGATGTAGATAAGCTTAGTTTCTCTGTTATTTCTCTTGTGAGTTTCAGATTTGTTGGACTAAGCTATATGCTTTTTGTGGCAGGGGATTGAGCCGAGCATCAGAGCAGAGGTCTGGCCGTTCCTTCTGGGAGTGTAAGTACTCTAAAAATTTGTGACCTGGGGACAGCTGCGTCTATGCTTACAGATGTATACTTAGATCAACGAGACACACGCACATTAGTCATCAGGAACCCATGCTCTTTTGTATTTTAGCAAAGGATTCAATCGGTACATGCATGTTTCCTGCATTTCAGTGAAGCATTGTTGTCCATATTACAGTTGTGGGGCTTGAACAAAAACATAATTGGTGCCAAGTTAAGAGAAACATACTCAATTTTTCTATTTTTGCTAGTATGTAACTGGTCAAAATTAGTGTTTCCTCAGGATATTTGCAGGCCATCTGACCTCTGCTTCCGCCCAATAGACTCTAAACTAAATCGATTAGGGAAAATCATGGATATGTTATTTGTGCACATGGTTCAACCTTCTCTTTCCATCACAGTATGAACCGATATATTGTTACAGCTAGAGATACTTGGTAGTCAGGGTTTGCCTGGTAGTCAGGGTGTTTACTTCCAAGTAATGGATTTATTTACTCTCATGCAGTTACAGCCTGGACAGTTCACAAGCTGAAAGGGAAGCAGTTAAGGAGCATAACAGGTAAATCATGATTTTATTTTTCATATCCTAAATGCTTGCAAGAGGACCTTTCCACTTAATAGTCTTGCATGGTTTCCGCAATCCACACTATTGTTTTCTTTACTACTACAGAAACACATTGCCCCTTGATTACTGAATATGGAGTGTTAATTAATGTTGTTTCCTGGTTGTCTAGAGCAAAACTTGACAACGCTGGATGATTTATGTAGGAGGGGATATCTGCTATTGAGGAAACATTGCTTGCGGAAAAACAATGAAGAGAGCAAACGACTTAATGAAACAGCTGCAGTTAGCCATGAACAGAGCATTAGTCCTGGAAAAGTCAAAGAGTCTGTTACTTCTCTTGGATCTGAAGAACAGCCTGAAAAAGAATGTGTGGAAGAGCATGTCAAGAGTGAGGAAGAAAATTCTTTTGCCATTTTAGAGCAAGAAATCCAGGATAATACGGCTAAAGCAATCCCAGAGAAACAGACAGATGAAAACCTCTGTTCATCTAGCTCAAGCGATGAGGATGAGAGTGAGCAAAGTGATTTGACCCATGTAGAAGCATCCCATAATGATGTGGCCTCAGTGCACCAGTCTTCAGTTGTGGAAGAAGAAGGAAGTATGCCCAAATATTCAAACACAGGGGGAAATAGAGAAACTGAAACTGACCTCTCTAAGGCTGCTCGTCCTGTGAAGTCTTCACGGACAGTTGAGGATTTTGATACATGGCAACGGATTATTCGTTTAGATGCAGTTCGAGCAAATGATGAATGGGTTTCATACTCTCCATCCCAAGCTGCAGTTACCAGGGAGAAGGCAATTGAATCTGCTCAAGCTGTTTGTCTCAAAGACTATGAGCACTTGGAAGCGCACAGGATTCATCATGCGTCACGTCTTGTTGCAATACTTGAGGCGTATGCAACCTATGACCCAGAAATTGGTTATTGTCAGGGCATGAGTGACCTCCTAGCACCTCTCCTTGCTGTGCTAGAGGAAGACGATGAAGCCTTCTGGTGCTTTGCCGGTTTCATGAGGAAAGCCCGCCACAACTTCAGACTTGATGAAGTGGGTATTCGCAGGCAACTTAACATGGTCGCCAAGATAATAAAAAACAAGGACTTCCGTCTTTACAGGCACTTGGAGATGCTCGAAGCTGCAGACTGCTTTTTCGTATACAGAATGGTGGTTGTAATGTTCAGGAGGGAGCTCACTTTTGAGCAGACCCTCAGTCTCTGGGAGGTGATGTGGGCTGATCAGGCAGCAAGCCGTGCTGGGATCGCAAGATCGTCCTGGGGAAAACTTCAGCTAGGAGCCCCTCCAACAGATGACTTGCTACTGTATGCAATTGCAGCTAGTGTACTGGAAAAGAGGAAATTGATTATAGAGAGCTATAGCAGTATGGATGAGATCATTAGGGACTGTAACAATATGGCTGGGCAGCTAGACATTTGGAAGCTCCTGGATGACGCCCACGATTTAGTGGTAACCCTACACGACAGGGTTGAGTAGCGGGATCCGCCCATGCTTATTGTGTATCATTTATCATGGCAGTTTTCACGTTACCATATGTTTGTTATACAATACAATGTCTTGTATGCTCAGACATGTTACGGATAGAAACAATTTTTGCCTCGTTTCCTGGTGTGCCCTCTGTCTGCATGTGGAAATTGGCACCTATGAGGAAATTTGTGGATCTTATATCATTTGCTGTCACTTGTTTGATTGTGGATGCTATGCTGTATTTGTAACTACTAGAAAAACCTGTGCCTGACGTGAGGTGCGGAGGTAAACGTCTTGCTGTCCTGAAAGATGTTTTAGTTCAGTTCATGCAAAGATAACTGCAGAAAGACACTCTGCTTTCATGAACACAATTCCCTATTTTTGATATTGACCAAACATCAACAAGCTTGCAAATGTTTATTGACTTTGCACATACTTATTTGCCCTTAGCAGAATTTCAAGGATTTTCAATAAATATATTGAAAACAAGGAGGTTAGTTTGTGAACAATCACAAAAATTGTCGGCCATCCAAACAATTCTCGTCTGAGATCGAGGTTAATTCATGAATAGAACAATTATTTTTGGCAGTTTGATTTCCACCATCACCCACTATCGATACTCCAATTTATCATTCTGAGAAAAAGGGTAGTATAATTGTCATCAATTCTTTTGTGCTAAGCATGTCTCAGTCCTTGAAATCAGACAATATTTTGGCAAACAATACAATGTTTGATCAACGAGATAACAACTGCCAGCACCAACACATATCATCATTATTATTATTAAAGCTGTTCTAGCTTAAACCATATCACTGGAAAGCTATCACTCCAGAGCAAATCGCTAACAACAGCCTACTCAGATTTGGTGTAGTGCCGGATACCAAATGCAAGCCCCAAGATCATAATCGGAACAAGGAACTGCAAGATCTTAATGAGGAGGTCACTGTCCTTGGCTTGGCTTTGGGCCGCTTGTTGAGGAGGTACAAAGGTACGCTTTACTGGGATGGTTGAGGCATCAATCTGCCCGATGTGGTACTTCTCCATCATCTCCCTTGCGGATTCACTGTGCCCGATATCTTCGAAATCGCTAGTTGCATCTTTTCCTGGTTACATGGGGGAGTAGGGATCAGGTTCGAATATTAAAATGACTTGGCGGGATTAGAAACTTTGCACATAGTCTCAGCAACCATTATGAAATGAAACGAAAATGACTTACCGGTTACTGCTAGCAGTACCTCATCTCCACCAGGATGCTCATCCATGAAAGGGGTGACATCATACACCTGAAATGTTAAATGGCAAGAGATGGTACAGTCGATCACATTTTGCATCATATACAGGAATATCGTCCAGTAATTATCCCAGGCCCTGTTGGCTTAAATTTTTCGCTTCAACATGATCTAATCTTGTCTGGAGAAAACTCTAGACCATACAGAGTGTCAAAATAATAAAAACTCTAGACCACACAGCCATACAGGTCATACTGGACCAAGGCCACATATTGAAAAGggcacaaacaaagatatcagccACACATAATGCAGAGATAGCATTTCGGTGGGGCTGCCGAAATTAAAACCACACCCATGTGAATTTAATCGCCCTGATACATCTTAACTGGCAGATATCTCTCACCATGAATGACTAGAAATATGAAGGTTTGCAAAAGAGGAAGCAGTTTTACTTTACTTTTTCCACACATTTGCACTATTCATCCATATGGAAGGGGTTGTCCAGTTGATTAGTCTTTCTGTTTTGACTTAACTTTCCCAGCAGGTTATCTAGAACGAAACCCGGATACCGCACCAGGCCAGGTGGACCGAGCCCAGGTTGTGTGATCTATCTAAAATTGCACAAGGTACATGTAGCAGCATGAAAGTGAATGCTGTTGCCGGTCTCGAATTAAAATTTCACACCCTATTGGCCCTCTGGTTGCTATGTTTTGATCTAAGAAAACGTATCTGCAGACATGCCAGCTAAGTATCAGCCGCTGAACAGATCTGATTGGTGGGATCGAGCAAAAGTTTAACAAGAATCACAGAATGGGCCGATAGCCACATAAACTCCAAACCTTATCTGATCCCAGCAGATTCGATTCTACCTCGTCAAGAATCCTAGCATCTGCTATCCCCCCACCCAAGCATCGAAATTCGAATTATCCACTAATCAGAGAGCACCTGGAACTGCATCTACAGGTCGACAGCCTTCGCAACCAGAAGGGGGATGGAAAACCCCCAGCGGCCGTCAACAAGAACAACTAGTTACAGGATTAGGTGCTAGAAAAGTAGAAATATGAAATTCCAGGGGCACCAAGGGAGGTCGGCTGACCTTGCCGTCGATGACGAGCCAGCAGTCCTTGGCGACGCTGTGCTTGGCGACCTCCTCGAAGCCGAACACCTTCTTCTCGCCGGCCATGGCTCCGCACCACACGCCCGCGCCCTGTGGGGTGAAGGATTCCACACCACAAGCAAAGAAATCAAATCAGCACCTAGATCCACGAGCCGTGCGGGCTGGGTTGTCCGTTGGGTCACCTCACCTGCGTCTCGCTCGAGTCGCCGGTGATGGGGATGGGGTCGGTGGAGTGGCGCACGCACCGAGGCTGGTGGTACGACGAGGAAATGAATGAATCACGCGCTTTGGACAGCTCCCCCACCCGCTCCGtccgcgtgcgtgcgtgcgtgcgcggTGGTGCCGGAATCTCCGGTATTTCAAGGCCGGCGCGTCCGATCGGCCAGGGGGCGGCGGCGTTTCCCAAGATAGGCTCCGCCGCTCCGCCCGCCCGTGGGCTGGGCCGTGCTACCGGGCCGCTTCTCCTCTGGGCTTCGACCCTCGGCCCGTCACGGCCCGTTGCCTGGCGACTTAACCGTTTCGACACGTCACCCTTCCCCTCCGCTGAGTCGCGCCCGCCCTCGCTCGCACCATTTCTTCTCCTTCCGTTCGCGCAGTCGTACGAGACGCGAGAGGAGAGTGACCAGACAGACCAGTTACaccgccgcccgcccgcccgctCGCGTTCCGCGTCCTCGCTCCCAGATCCCGGGCCGGACTCCGATCGGCTCGTGCCATGGAGGAGCAGCCCACCGCGCGACCCACACCCGCGGACGGCGCGGAAGAGAGGGcgccgccggtggaggtggaggtggagtacggggatgaggaagaggaggagccgccgcgatCGGCGACTGCCAAGCAGGAGGAGGCGAACGTGGCGCTGGGCGCCGACGGGTCCCGGCCGTTCACCACCAAGGAGGACGCCGAGGCAGCAGAGGCGGATGGGAGCGGAAACGGCGGAGGCACGGGGTCGGCGTTTGGGGAGGGAAACGGGACCTTATCCGCCGATGAGGGATCCTCGTCCAGGTTCGTACGCCCTTGTGCCGTTACGTTGGATTTTCTTTTTTTGCCTGCACGAATATTGTCTTTCTGGAAATGTTGCTACAGTAATATATCTATGCGATAGTAGGGATGAGCACGTTTTGTGTTAGCTAGTTACATTAAAAAAAGGCACAGTGCAGGGTGAAGCTGCCTGACTTTATATCCTCGCAAGTTGCAACTATATCTGCTTTGCCACGTTTATCCTATGTTCAGTGATGAATGGAAGCTTACCATCATCTCGCTCAATATTAACGATGAGCTGTTGTAGTTTCTTGACGTGGGTCTTACGATCTTATCAGGGTAACGGTAATTGGCATGCAATTTTAGTGCAATTCTGCAAGATCATAGATGTCGGCATTGTGTTTTCTTGTCCACAATGGACAGTCAACTCTATTTCATTTTCCATGTGTATTGATAGCAAAGTTTTTTATTTCCAGGCATCGACTAAGCTGTATTGCTGCTATTGCATAACCTGACCAAATTAAAACCCAGTCACATAACCATTAAATCATTTGTCAACATTAGTGCTAAGAATTATGGGTCCTAAATGTCTGATAAAATCCATCAATGGCTTAGGAAGTATTCATTATATACATCAGCCTACCTCTTTCCGGTAGATGGTCAAGTTGGCAGCTTTAGTATTCATAAATAGCTCTCAGGAGGTGCACTTTGTATGCTTAAACACTAACATTGTGCAGGTGCGCCATCAATTGATCTAACGCCATGAATCAACTAGTTGACTCTTTGCTCATTTGTTCTCTACACTGAGTTACTGACCAAAAGTTTGCAATGAGTGCCCTTCATCGTAACAGTTCTATTAATTTTTCCAATCCTTTCCAGCCAAGAGAGTTTGCAGCAGTCTTCAGCCCATCATGATGTAGCCATGGACTTGATAAATAGTGTCACTGGAGTTGATGATGAAGGTCGTTCTCGCCAAAGGATTCTTTCTTTTGCTGGAAAAAGGTTTGCTAACCTTGCCTGATTAACCTTTCCTCTCCCAAGTTTGTAATGACTCCAAATTTTGATGAACTTCATCTGTATATATTTTATTACTAGTTTTAACGATTTTTTATGCAGATATGTAAGTGCGATTGAAAGGAATCCCGATGACCCCGACGCATATTATAATTGGGCCCTAGTCCTTCAGGTAAAAATATAGCCCTTGAACCATATTTGTATCATGACATTGTTAACACTGACTGTGACCAATGCAGATTTGAATTTCATTGTTTAAACTAAGCATGTAAAATGGACATCACAATATTACTTTCAGTTTTAGATAAACACCCTTTTCAAACTATTAATATAGGAGAGTGCCGATAATGTGGACCCCAATTCTGGTTCCTCCAAAGATTCATTGCTTGAGGAGGCTTGCAAAAAGTATGCTGAAGCTACCAGACTTTCCCCAACTCTTTATGACGTAAGTTCCTCATTTGTTACATTAGTTTGAAATATGAATTCTTAGATATTATAATTATCTGGGTTTATATTATCCAAAATAAGCCAAATGGTAATTATTTAATCTGTGAGCTCTTAGATCATCCTACAAAATATTATCTCATGGTTCTGATGGAGAAATGCTACCTGTCAGTCACTTCAGATAATCGTGCTTTGTCAGGCATGTCCACACTTTTACTATGTTGATACTGTGGCACATTACTTTTTCTTTTAGGCATACTATAATTGGGCTATTGCTATTGCTGATCGGGCTAAAACACGAGGTCGAACTAAAGAAGCCGAAGATCTCTGGAAGCAGGTTAGTTCACATGAATCACATATCTACAGTCTTTGGCCGTGTTAAACGCTGAGGTTTTCCTATGCCACTGTCTGATATTACTTGATCTGTAGTGGCTGTGAGGCTTGTTCAGTGATGCAATTTTAAATCATTATGTGGTTTAGATGATCAAATTTTGCGCAATTTTTCCTTGACTTGTAGCTTAATTTGAGCTTGTAATTATTTGTTGCACATACCGATGTGTTTTGTTCTAcataatactccctccatcctgtaATATGTCATGTTATTACAACCTGCTAACTCATATATTGGTTGTAATAATGTCTAATATTACGGGGCGGAGGGAGTATATAATTACTTTGCTGCCTACTACCCCATACTTAATTGAAAAAAGTCACAGTTTGGGCCAGTTGAATACCAAGCAACGTGAAACATCATTACTTTGCATGCTATACTTATACAGTTATCTAACGACACTTGAGGATTAATTTCTAATATATTTTTCCCAGTTTTTTTTTACCTTAGCCTTATTAGAAGTTGAGAAAACATCATTTATTTGAAAAATGAACATCCCTACAGGATTACAAAAATGATCTCCCCGTGTATTTTATTTCCTGTCAATATGCTTGGGATTCAGGCAGAATCTACCCAGGAAGCACTTGGTAGATTCTGATTCTGATTCACATGTATAACCATGATGATTTGGTCAAATCCACCTTCTCTAAATAGTCTTGGAAGGAGTTGTCCTAATGAGTGCTTTTTGTTGTTGCTTAAGCGCTTATTCGCTGCCCTAAGAACTTGTTAACTTTCGGCACGTGCTAAAATAAATGGAAACTGGAATTGCGCCGTTCCAATGTTACACCAGCTTACCTTCTTTGGCTCCCACCCAAGGACCAAGATAGATGACATTCCTGATTTACTTACCGGACTTTTCATTAATATATCAGAAGCTTCATAATTATCTCTTTTCTTATGCCAAATATATTGCAGAACTGTTCAGAACTTTTAAGTTCATAGATGAAGTTTGGTAGCATGCAATTTTACAATTTACCTTTTTATGCAGGCAATACTGAATTATGAGAAGGCTGTCCAGCTAAATTGGAATAGCCCACAGGTCACCTCTTAATCTTTTTCTCATCTTAAGTTCTAGACTGCACATCAAATGATGaaatagaaagaaaaagaaatgGTCCTACTTGAACTGTGAGAAAAAAAATACGGTCAATGTTCAGAAGGGTTCAATATATGTTAACACCAGGTACACGTTTGAATTTCCATCGCATGAGTTGCAGGATATCTTCTGTAGAGGTAGCCCTACTATATTTGCATTTGAAGATTCTGTCTTTGAACGACCTATTGAGTTCATCTAAGATAAAGGCGTCATTGAGCATTCACTCTTCCCCTCAAATGTCCAAGAGTATAGAGAACAAATGGAAAAAAATGATGTTCAAATGGTATCATTAGTTTTGTTTATTCTTGTCACCTTTTATGAAGTTATATTAAACTACTTACTCCCTccagttcatattaattgactctaatatagatgtatctagaaatGCACGTCATAGTCTAATTTCTATTACTATAGACTATAGACagaaattcaaatcattttctCGAGCCGTATGAGGAGAAAACCTCCTATACGTTTCTAGGGGGGGGCGTTATTTATCTACCTCTATCCCAATAAGCTGTCTATTGAATCGTTGCAATTGATGTCCGATCTCGAATAGAAGGAAGAGATCTTCGAAAAGTAGGTTTTTATGATCCGATAAAGaatcaaacttgtttaaatgttcCAGCTATTCTCTATTTCCTTGAAAAGGGTGCTCaacagtcaattaatatgaatcggagtattACTTTTGTGTTTACCCGTCCTCGTTGTGCATTTTGGAGGAAAAGCTATGAGATGAAATATTATGAAATCACTAACTGTTGTAATTTCTTAATCTTGAGTTATTTTAGCATTCACTGATGCTATtttcaactcttcctcaataacaAGTGTTAGTGCTACTACTACCTCAACATTGTTGTTTCTTTGATTTCAGGCTCTGAATAACTGGGGTCTTGGACTACAGGTATATTTTATCTTGTCGCCTGTCATTATCTTTGCCTTCTCAGTATGGAATGTCCCTACCTCTTTGCTCATgagatataaatgctatgttttTCTTTCATTAAGAGTATGAGTCTGCAATGCAGGAACTGAGTGCCATCGTTCCTGCTCGGGAGAAACAAACCATCATAAAAGCAGCTATAAGTAAGGTATATGAACTTTTCAATTACTTGTTCTGGGAGGATTTTCTCATTGAACGATATACCAGTGATAATCTATTGGCACCTATCTTCTGTCTTGGCAGTTCCGTGTTGCTATCCAATTGCAATTTGATTTCCATCGGGCAATATACAACCTTGGAACTGTTTTGGTATGTTTCCTGATATACTGCTACTGTTTTTGTGCATATTGATATGCTTTTAATGTATTTGACATGAGTGCTTCAGTTTGAATACATTGCCTAAACAAGTTAAACTTAATAAAAGAATTGCTTTCTTTGTCATTTTTTATGTTACAGTATGGCTTAGCCGAGGATACCATGAGATCTGGGCGGCCAGATGTATCCGCTAATGAGCTATACAGTCAGTCTGCCATCTATGTTGCAGCAGCTCATGCATTGAAACCAAATTACTCGGTACttgtttctgtttttttttctgatAACTGCACCTTGTTTCCTTTTTTGTTTGTTAAAAACACAAGAATCAACAGTGTGTTATTTTCTTCTAATGCAGGTCTATCGCAGTGCTTTGCGATTGGTTCGCATGATGGTATGACTCAGTTGATTTATTTCCTGACACTATATTATTTGCTGGTTGTTACCTGATGATAGGTACTACCTCCGTTCCGTATGAACTGTCGCAGATTTGCCTAAATATGCATGTATCTAACGCGTCTAGATACATGCGTATTTAGACAAATCTGCGACAATTAATATGGAATGGAGGAGGTAGTATTTATGCAGGTGCGATATGGgtaatttgttccaaacttgGTTGTTTGTTTACTGAAATGCTTTGTGAAGTCCTATTCATTAGCGAAAATCAAGCAATCTGGGAGCTAGGGGGATTTGAACTTAATTAATCTTTGTTACTTTTAATATTTGTTTGTACTCATCAGTTTTTGGCACATTCCTGTTCTCTATTTCTATTAATCATAGAAGAGTAGTTCGGAAAGATAACTTTGTCATATTAAACGATGCAGCTACCTTTGCCGTATCTTAAAGTGGGATATTTGACTGCTCCTCCAGCAAACAATTCCATTGCACCACACAGCGATTGGGAGAGGTCACAATTTGTTTTGAACCATGAGGGACTCCAGCAGGTTCATCCTTGTTGTATTGGACACTTACTCACCTGCAGTTTGGAGTTACTAATTTTGTTTCTGCTCTTTCTAGCACCTTGCTATTTGAATCTAATGTTTTTCTTTTAACCGTAGGTCGATGGCTCTAACCAGCCTCCATCACAATCGCCTGGCAATACTGACGGAGGAAGAAAGCCTACCAGAATAGCTGTTGCGGATATTGTTTCTGTGGCAGCATCCGCTGATCTAACATTGCCAC
This Lolium perenne isolate Kyuss_39 chromosome 1, Kyuss_2.0, whole genome shotgun sequence DNA region includes the following protein-coding sequences:
- the LOC127306403 gene encoding cytochrome b5; protein product: MAGEKKVFGFEEVAKHSVAKDCWLVIDGKVYDVTPFMDEHPGGDEVLLAVTGKDATSDFEDIGHSESAREMMEKYHIGQIDASTIPVKRTFVPPQQAAQSQAKDSDLLIKILQFLVPIMILGLAFGIRHYTKSE
- the LOC127306391 gene encoding rab GTPase-activating protein 22, encoding MWAWGLAERAVAGLLGSAGMNGGRWNTAVAVGVTAAAGIALVAIVVSSRRGGIKSPWRRRRRKPVLASKEWRSLFTPEGKLYDGGVKLVKRVRNGGIEPSIRAEVWPFLLGVYSLDSSQAEREAVKEHNRRGYLLLRKHCLRKNNEESKRLNETAAVSHEQSISPGKVKESVTSLGSEEQPEKECVEEHVKSEEENSFAILEQEIQDNTAKAIPEKQTDENLCSSSSSDEDESEQSDLTHVEASHNDVASVHQSSVVEEEGSMPKYSNTGGNRETETDLSKAARPVKSSRTVEDFDTWQRIIRLDAVRANDEWVSYSPSQAAVTREKAIESAQAVCLKDYEHLEAHRIHHASRLVAILEAYATYDPEIGYCQGMSDLLAPLLAVLEEDDEAFWCFAGFMRKARHNFRLDEVGIRRQLNMVAKIIKNKDFRLYRHLEMLEAADCFFVYRMVVVMFRRELTFEQTLSLWEVMWADQAASRAGIARSSWGKLQLGAPPTDDLLLYAIAASVLEKRKLIIESYSSMDEIIRDCNNMAGQLDIWKLLDDAHDLVVTLHDRVE
- the LOC127306394 gene encoding protein HLB1, which encodes MEEQPTARPTPADGAEERAPPVEVEVEYGDEEEEEPPRSATAKQEEANVALGADGSRPFTTKEDAEAAEADGSGNGGGTGSAFGEGNGTLSADEGSSSSQESLQQSSAHHDVAMDLINSVTGVDDEGRSRQRILSFAGKRYVSAIERNPDDPDAYYNWALVLQESADNVDPNSGSSKDSLLEEACKKYAEATRLSPTLYDAYYNWAIAIADRAKTRGRTKEAEDLWKQAILNYEKAVQLNWNSPQALNNWGLGLQELSAIVPAREKQTIIKAAISKFRVAIQLQFDFHRAIYNLGTVLYGLAEDTMRSGRPDVSANELYSQSAIYVAAAHALKPNYSVYRSALRLVRMMLPLPYLKVGYLTAPPANNSIAPHSDWERSQFVLNHEGLQQVDGSNQPPSQSPGNTDGGRKPTRIAVADIVSVAASADLTLPPGAGLCIDTVHGARFLVADSWEALDSWLDALCLVYTIFARGKSDVLAGIITG